GCGTAGCCGGTCTGCTCGCGCACAAACTCGGCATCCGCCTTGGCGATCGGCTCGCCAAGTTCGGCGGCCACCAGCGCCTCATCCACGCGGTTCGCGCCACTGGTGATCACCAGCACGCCACGTCCCGACTGCACACCGCGAAAGATCAGCGATTTGGCGATCTGTCCGACGGTGCAGCCCACCGCCCGCGCGGCCTCGGCGGCGGTGCGTGTCGCCTGCTGCGCTTCGACCACCTCATAGGCGTAGCCCAGCGCCTGGAGCGCTTCCTGCACGCGCCGGGCACTGGGACTAAGGTTGTGCGTCATGGCTCCACCTGAAACATGCCTCGCTTCGACAGACAGCACGCCGTTCGCCGGCGAACAGCACACACCGCTTCAGCATAGCGAGATGTTGCCCGTGCGTCAATCCGCATCCAGCGCCTGATGACGGCACGGGGAGCATAGATCCCCAGGGAAGATGGGAACAGCCACAACCAGGGCACTATCGCTCATGGCTTCGCATGCAGGCGCGGTGCTCAACGACCTTCGCCGGACGTTCCCCGAGTGACGTCCCTATGCGCAGAGCAACAGCCGGCAGCTGGGTATGATGCTCTGCGCCCCGATTGGTCTGTGTATGCCCGGCGGCAATCCGGTGCGGCCCGATTCGCCGGTGGCGCGCAGCACCGACCATGGCATACTTCGCGAGCGAGGGGCACAGGGTGCGCTGGCGTTGATCGCGGAAGCCGTAGCCGTGCTGGACACGCGCATCAACCGCAGCGCCGCGCTGTTCGCCGAAACGCCCACCACAACGCCCTAGCCCGGCTGTGCCTGGCCCAACCACGAGGCATAGATACGCTGTTGCAGCTCATCCGGCTGCTCCACGCGCTCGATGCGCAGCCGATCATGAGGCGCGGCAGCCAGCGTCAGCGTGTAGCTGCGCAGTTCGTCGCGACGCGCCACCAGGATCGTCACCTGCTCGCCCGGCCGGTAGTCGCCGATGCGCTCGCGCAGCGCTTCCTCGTTGCGCACACGCCAGCCGTCCACGGCGATGATCTCATCGCCCGGGCTGATGCCCACCGCGTAGGCCGGTCCGTCGCGCAGCACACTGGCCACCTTCAATCCGCCGTTGCTCCGCGTACGCAGGCCCAGCCACGGGCGGCCTGCCTGCTCGGCGCTCCAGTTCCAGCTCAGGCGCAGCCCGGCGGCGGCAAAGACCTGATCGTAGGACAGCTCATCCACACCACCGATGTAGCGCGCAAAAAAGTCGCTGAAGTCCTGACCGGTCACTTCCTGGAGCGCCGCCAGTATGGCTTCGCGATCGGGCAGCCCCGGCCCGTCGAGCGGATAGGCCCGATACAGCCAGCGCATCACCGCGTCAAGCGAGTGCCGGTTTGCCGTGCGGCGGCGAATCTCCAGGTCGAGCAGCGCGCCGATGATCGCACCCTTGAGATAGTAGGAGATCGATGTGTTGTCGCTGTTCTCGTCGGGACGGTAGAGCTTGATCCAGGTATCCCACGATGAGCATTCCAGGCTCTGCAGCGCCCGGCCAGGCGTGGACTGGAGTTTGAGAATATCGTCGGCCAGGCGCTCCAGGTAGCGCTCCGGCGTGAGCAGCCCGGCGCGCACCAGCAGCAGATCGGTGTAGTACTCGGTCAACCCTTCCATGACCCACAGCAGGGTCGTGTAGGTCTCACAGCCATAGTCGAACGGCCCCAAGCCGGCGGCGCGCAGGCGTTTGACATTCCAGACATGGAAGAATTCGTGACTCACCAGCGTCAGGTAGCGTTCGTAGCGCTTGGGATCGCGAAAGACGAAGCGCGGCAACAACAGCGAGGTCGAATTGCGATGCTCCAGTCCGCCGCGCGCCTCGTCGTCGCCCAGCAGCAGAAAGAAGGTATAGTGCGCGTAGGGCAGCCCGCCCCAAAAATCGCGCTGCGTTTCAACAATGCGCTGTGTATCGGCGATCAGGCGCGCTTCGTCCTCGTTGCCGCGTCCCCAGATCACGATGCGATGCGGCTTACCGTCCACCGCGAAGCGCAGCACACGGTGCGTGCCGATCTCCAGTGGCGCATCCACCAGGTGATCATAGTCGTCGGCGATGAAGCGGTTCGGCCCGCTCGCCTCCAGCCCGGTAGCCACCTGCCAGCCGGCCGGTGGGCGCACCTCCAGCGTCAACGGCTGCGCAGTCGCGCCGACCACGTACATTAGGGTTGCCGCCGGGATCACATGCGCGTGCGTGTCATCGACATGGTTGGTGCGCACGCTCAATTCATGCCCATACACGCGATAGCTGAAGCGCAGCGTCGCAGCACCGTTGCTGAAGACGCGCCAGGTATGCTTGTCGAGCTTGCGCCAGGCGCACGGTTGATCATCGGCCCAGGCACGCACCTCCTGGACATGGCGCGCATACTCGCGGATCAGATACGAGCCCGGCGTCCAGGCCGGCAGCGCGAAGTCCACCTGTGGCGCAGTGATCTGCGTGACATCGATCGCCACATCGATCAAGTGCTGCGCGGGCGCGAACGACAGGGTGTAGGTGATCTGCATGGGGTTCCTCCGTTGGTCACCGGCGCGTAGCATACCACGCCCTCCCAGTCTCTTGGTTGAGACACACGCTCCTGGGACGCCAGGCTCCCCCAACCGGACACCGCTGATGGAGCGGAGCGCCACCTGTGTCTGCCCACCTGCGGTTGGAAGGGCACGAACAGGCGACCCTGACGGTGGTGCGCTCGTGCCGCGGGCGGCTGGGCGCCCAGGTAGAAGGCGGCCTGCCCGGCAACGCCACCGTCAGCGCGGTGACCCTCATCGCCAGGCGCGACATGGATCCCACCCTGCGGCAGATCCTTGCCAAGTGCGCCGGTCTGGTCTTTCCCGCGGACGGTGGCGCGGGCAGGCCGCGTGCCCGCCCGCGCCGCGCTGGGCCGGCGTCAAAACGCAAGCAACGATGACCGCGTGGGCGATGGTGCCCACGCCGGGCTGATTTTTATCTCTTTTTTGATTTTTTGCGCGCGTTGCGAAACTGCGTGGGTACCCCCTTGACACGCAGCACGGGGTGGTGTATACTCCGCGCCAGTTGGCAGACATCATCCCCCCCCCCCCCCCAGATGTCAATCCACGTTCGACATCTTTCCGCGTTAACGGAATAGCGTTCCACAGCGGCCTATTTGTGCCGTCTTGTTCGGCTGTTGGCTGGTTTCCGCGTCTGGGGGTGCCATCCCGCGCGATGGAACTCCTGCTCGGCGCCGTTTCGTCACCCTGCGGTGCGATTCATATGGAGGACTGGGGATGGGGCGTTGGCAGCGCTGGTCGGCCTGGTTGACCGTTGTCTTCATCGCAAGCGTCGCGTTACCTGGCGCACAGCCCGCCGCCCGAGCCTCGGCCACCGTCAGCGCGCAACGCGCGCCGGAGCAGCCGCCCAGTCCCCCACTGCGCCAGGTCGCACCGCTCAGCGATCCCATGCTGCCCAGCCTGGTGATCGACGTGCAGGCCAATCCCGACCCAATCGCCCTCGGCGAGCCGTTGACCATCAGTGTTGCGATCCTCAACCAAGCGCAGGTAGCTGCCCAGCAGGTGGAGATCAGCCTGCCGGTTCCGGCGCACAGCAGGCCGGCAGCCAACGCCGCGCTGCAGTCTGATGGCCGCGCCTGGCACTGGACCATTGCGGAGTTGCCGGGAGGCGCGACCGCTACGCTCACGGCAACGCTGACGCTCGACCGCGTGCCGGCGAGCGGCGCGGTGGTGCTGCGGCCAACCGTGCACGCGCAGCGGCTCACCATGCCGGTGCAGGCGGTTGGCGGCGCGCTGGTCTTACCAGAGGATGGCCTCGCGAGCCGGTTTGTCCCCGGCCAGGCGGGTCGGCTGCGCAGCGCGGATGGGCGTATCGAGGTTGAGCTGCCGGCCAGGGCAGCGCGGCGCGCGCTGCAGCTACGCCAGCGCTGGCGTGCGCCCGCCGGGGAACGGGTACCGCCCGGTCAGCGGCGTCTGCTACCGCCGTTCTTCTTGAACGCCGAAGACGAGCGTGGTCAGGCCGTGCACCGCTTCGATCAGCCGCTGACGCTGCGCGTGCGCTATAGCGATGAGCAGGTGCTGGTGCGCGGCTGGGATGAGAGTGCGCTGGCTCTCTTCTGGTTCGACGACGAGGGTACGCAGCAGTGGATGCCTATTCCGGCCCAGGTGGATGCCGAGCGCAACGAAATCACGGCACAGGTCGATCATTTCAGCGCCTTCACCATAGGTGATCTGGCCTCGCCATCCACGGCCTTTGTACCGAGTCTGAAGGCGTGGCAAGTCGGCCTGTTTAGTGGCAGCGCTACCTATAGCTACCCCCTGGAACTGCCCGCCGGCCCTGCAGGTGTGAAACCAAACCTGACGCTCAGCTACACCAGCAACGCGATCGATGGCGATAGCGGCATGCATCAAGTGTTTCAGGCTGGCTGGGCTGGGCTGGGGTGGAGCCTGGAGACCGGCGCCGTGGCGCGCAACAGCATCGTGATCAACCCCACAACCGGCGCGATGTTCGACACCTTCACCATTGTGGTGAACGGCCAGTCCCATCAACTGGTGCGCGCCGAGCCGCTGGTCACCCAGCCGGATGAACATAATCCCACACATTGGGCCTGGCGCCCAACCGACGAAACCTATATCCGCGTTCGCGCGGTGCCCAACGGCGCCTCCTGGGATGGCAACCCAGGGCGCGGTGGTCTGGTCAATGGCGTCTGGCAACCGCGCTACACCTGGGTGCTGTGGGCCAAGGATGGAACGCGCTACGAATTCGCCGAAGACCTCTGGTATGGCTGGGATCGCTGCGCCGTTGCCAACGAGGCGGAGTTTGAAGCCTACAAATGGTTGCTGACGCGGGTGATCGATCCGCACGGCAATATCATCTCCTACACCTATGCGCGCAACACCTGGACCGGCGGCGAAGTGCGTTGTGATCCGTGGCGCTATGCACGCGGCACGGTGGACCGTGACGCCTGGCCGGTGCTGGTGGAGTGGGGCGCCCATGCCGGGAGTGGCACGCCGGCGCGCTACCGGTTAGAGTTCGTGTCGACCGCGCGCGAGCAGGACACGCAATTCGATGGCGCCGACAACCAGTATGGCGGCAAGCTCAACGGTGCGCCCCGCCAGACCCGGCGCCTGCTGGCGTTGCGTGTCTTCAGCAATCCGAGTGGCAACGCCTGGGAACTGCTGCGCGAGTATCGCCTGAGCACGGACTACAGCCTCAGCCCCGATCGGGTCGTCAACGGTCAGCCGGATCGGGCCAACCCCAAGCTGACGCTCAAGGCGATCCAGGTGATCGCCAGTGATGGTAGCAGCGCCTTGCCGGCGATGACCTTTGGTTATGGATCGACACCCGACGTGAGCGCCGATGCCTGCACCGGTACGAGCTGGCCGCGCGGTGACTGGAATCGTCTGACCCAGGTCGAGAACGGCTATGGCGGACGGGTGACCTTTACCTACGAACAGATCGGTGTTGCAAGCTGCAAGCGTATCTTCCGCAACCACCGCCGCATCACCAGCAAAACAGTCAGCGATGGTCGTGGCAACAGCTTCACCTGGACGTATCGCTATAGCAATCCGGCGATGAATTCGCTGGGCTGGCGCCTGACCGGCAGGGACGATCCCAACGCTACGCAGGAATATCCCAACTCAGCGGTGCTCTTCTACAACACCTACTGGGATGCCCTGCACAACAACCAGCACTGGCTGGCGACGCGGCCACTCAAAGAGTTTCGCGGCCATGGGCTGGTGGTTGAGACCGATCCATATGGCTGGCAAACCGAGCACTGGTTCTACCAGGGCGATGTCGGGTGCGTGCCCACCACCGGCGGCGACGCGATCCTCAACGATGCCTGTTTCCAACACCTGCGTGACCGCGAAGTCCTCAAAGGACGCGAATACAAAACCATGCTGCGCACTCCGGCAGCCAGCGGGAGCCACTGGCTCAAGGAGACGCAGCAGAGCTACACCGTCACCTTCCTGGACTATTCGCACGCGCCGCTGACCGGCTTGTGGCGCGCCTGGCATGCCGCCACCGAAACGCGCGAGCTGGCCTGGGAGGCTATGGAGGGGCTGACCAATCCGGTGGTCAAGACCACACGCTACCTCTACGATGATGAAGGGATCGCCTACATCAACGGCAGCACGACCGGCAGCAACGCACGCTATGGCAACCTGGGGCGGGTCGAGGAGTACGATCAACGTGGCACGCGGGTGCGCATTACTAAGTATTACTATGCCATTCGCGATGATGCGACCAGCTACCTTGCCGATCGGGTGTGGGCGACGGTGGTCTTCGACACCACCTGGCAGGTGCTGGCCTACACGGCACAGTTCTATGACGATGCCAGCGATCCGCGGGTGATGGGCCGGCGCGGCTTGCTGACGCGCGTGAGCCGGCTCTACGCTGCCGGCGCGAGCGGAGCGCTCGGTGATACACTGTCCAGCGCCGACACGACCTACGCCTATGACGCCTACGGCAATCGCACACGGGTGACCACCTATGCTGATGCGGGCAGCTCGTGGATCAGCAACGGCCTGCGTGTTTGGGGCACGCCGGGCAACGGCAGCGCGGCGCGCACAACCACAACCGACTATGATGCGATCTTCCATGCCTTTCCCGTGCGGGTGACCAACGCCCTGGGCCACGTCGAGCAGGCCGACTACGACTGGCGCATGGGCACCTTGACGCGAGTCACCGACGCCAACCAGGCCGTGACCCAGGCGGCCTACGATGGATTTGGGCGACTGATCGGCATAGCGCGTCCAGGCGACACGCTGGGACAGCCGACCCAATGGGCCATCTATGATGACTGGGCGCAGCCAATGCGCATTACCGTCGCAGCGCGCGAGCAGAGTGGTCAGTCCCACAGTCGGCCCACGGTGCTGTTCTACGACGGCCTGGGGCAACTGATCCAGAGCAAGCGTGAAAGCAACGATGGGCAACAGCAGATCGTCACCGACACACGCTATGATGCGCTAGGACGCACGATCGCCACATCACAGCCGCGGTATGTCGATCACAGCCAAGCTACACCGTTCTGGGAATACGTCACGCCCGGCAGCGAGGTGCGCTGGACGACGACGAGCTATGATGGGCTGGGCCGCACACTGCGCGTGACACATCCTGATGGCAGCTTCGTTGGCTATCACTATGGCATCTACGAAGGATTAGTCTTCCACGATGTGGCGGATCAAAATCGCCATCGGACCTATGCGATGTACGATAGCCTCGGGCGGCGCGTGAAGGTCCGCGAGTTGAGCGGCGACTGTTCCCCCCCTTCCTGGGGCTATCCCTGGCACTGGCCAGAGTATGCCTGTGGTGGATCGTTCACGACGACCTGGGCTGATGACGCCACCACGACCTATAGCTACAGTCCGCTGGATCTGCTGACGCAGGTCACAGATGCGAAGGGCAATGTCACGACCATCAGTTACGACGCGCTGGGGCGCAAGATCGAGATGCGCGACCCCGATATGGGCACCTGGCGCTACCGCTACGATGCCAACGGCAACCTGATCGAGCAAACGGATGCCAAGGGGCAAACCATCACCTTCCGCTACGACGCGCTCGACCGCCTGACGGCCAAAACCGCCAGCGACGGACGGGCGAGCACCTACACCTACGACGAAGCCTTCGGCAGCGGCACAGGTCGGCGCACCTCGATGAGGACTTCGCTCAACGGGGCCCAGCAATCCTCCTCCAGCTTCTGGTACGATGCGCGTGGCCGCACCACCGCTCGTAGCTTCACGATCGCCGGCCTGGCGGGCGTTCGCGAGATGCGCTGGAGCTACGACGCCGCCGACCGCGTGACGGCGATCACCTACCCGAGCGGTGAGACGGTCAGCTACACCTACGATGCGGCCTGGCGGCAAACGAGCGCCTGTTCCAGCCTGGGCGTCTGCTACGCCAGCAATGCCAGCTACACCGCCCTCGATCAACCGATCCAGCTCACGTTCGGCAACGGGCTGCTCCAGCGCTGGGACTACACCAGCCCCATGCAGCGCGTGCAGCAGATCCGCGTCGGGCCGAGCAGCAACCCGGGGCTGCACTTCAACCGCTCCTACACCTATGAGTCAAACGGCAACGTGGCCACGATTCGTGATGGACTGGTCGGCCAAACACAGCATTTCCGCTACGACCACCGTGATCGCCTCACGCGCGCCTGGACGAGCGAAAGCACCAGCAACGCCTATGATCACAGCTACACGTACGACGCGATCGGCAATCTCACCAGCAAAGCCGGCGTGAGCTACAGCTACGGATCGAACGGCAACGGGACCGGCGCGGGACCGCACCAGGCGCGGACGGTGGGCGGGCAGGCGTATACCTACGACGCGGTCGGCAACCTGCTCAGCGGCGGCGGGCGGACGTACACCTGGCAGGCGGACAACCTGCCGGCGAGCATCAGCAGCGGCGGCGCAACCGAGACCTACACCTACGACGCGGACGGCGCACGCCTCACGCGCACGGCCGGCGGCGTGACGACGGTGTACGTGGGCGGACTGTACGAAGAAGACCTCGGCAGCAGCGGCACGCGCGCGCTCTACCAATTCAACGGGCAGATCATCGCCCAGCGCAGCAGCGACTCAGGCGGCCTGATTTACCTCCACGGCGACCACCTCGGCAGCGTGAGTCTGGCGACGAACGCCAGCGGCGCGGTCGTGAGTCGCCAGGACTTCGACCCGTGGGGCAGCATCCGCAGCGGCGGCATCAGCCAGACCGCGCTCAACTACACCGGGCAGCGCAAAGATGGCACCGGCTTATTGTATTATCATGCACGGTATTACGATCCGGTGCTGGCGCGCTTCATCTCCGCTGACTCCGTGGTGCCGGGCGCGCCGGACGGTAGCATGGATGGCGTGGCGCTCACGCCGCTCACGGTGGACTTCCACGAGACCGGCTTTGTGACGGAACTCAACGCGGAGAACCGGCAGGGGTTCTGGTTCCAGTTGACGCAGACGCAACGACAGGAGGCGAACGCGCCGTGGGGACCACAAAATCCGCAGGCGCTCAATCGCTACGCCTATGTCCAGAATAATCCGCTGCGGTATACCGATCCGACGGGGCATGCACCTTTAGCACTGGGGCTGGTCTTTTTTGTTCCCGGAGTCGGGCAGGCTGCATTATTAGCCGTCGGCGCGGTCGTTCTGGTAGGCAGTGCTGTCCTGCTAGTTGACGCAGGTGTCAAGATATATCGAAAGCACCATCATGTGGTTCAACCGATACCGGGCCGACCGTTCAGAGGGCGGAATGCCCCTGAACAAGCATATGGACACTTGGAGAAGTATCATGGAGTCGATCGCAAAACGGCTAGGAATCGACTGCATAAGCTTAAGGAACAAGCAGGACTTGCTCCAGATGACGACGTAGTCATCGGCCGAACCGGTGATGTGTACGACGAAAGAACGGGCGAACGTATAGGCAGCTTAACAGATCCAAGCTTAGGAAAGGAACGGTAGAAACACCTATGTACCAACCGAGTTCCAAGTACGATCATGTCTTTGCAATCATACGGGTTGACTTGTTTCACCCGTCGAGCACATCACCTGAAGACATGATCACAGTACAGAAGATCGTACGCTCCGAGGACGTAGCTGAGCGAGAAGTAAAGCGACTCAACACCCTTAATGCTACTAAAGGAAGCGTGTACTTCTGGCAAATTACTCGACTAGCAAAATCCGTGCTTAGGAAAGGAACGGTAGAAACACCTATGTACCAACCGAGTTCCAAGTACGATCATGTCTTTGCAATCATACGGGTTGACTTGTTTCACCCGTCGAGCACATCACCTGAAGACATGATCACAGTACAGAGGATCGTACGCTCCGAGGACGTAGCTGAGCGAGAAGTAAAGCGACTCAACACCCTTAATGCTACTAAAGGAAGCGTGTACTTCTGGCAAATTACTCGACTAGCAAAATCCGTCGAAGATGACTCGCTTCCTTGTATCACATCGAGGAGAGATTGATTCAACAACCAGATCATCGCTCAGCGCAGTAGCGACGCCAGCGGCCTGATCTCCCTGCACGGTGATCACCTCGGCAGCGTGAGTCTGGCGACGAACGCGAGCGGGGGCGTCGTGCGTCGCCAGGACTTCGATCCGTGGGGCGCGGTGCGAAGTGGCGGCATCCCGCAAACGACGCTGAACTACACCGGGCAGCGCAAAGATGGCACGGGCTTGTTGTATTATCATGCGCGGTATTACGATCCGGTGCTGGCGCGCTTCATCTCCGCTGACGCCGTGGTGCCGGGCGCGCCGGACGGTAGCATGGATGGCGTGGCGTTGAAGCCGCTGACGGTGGATTTCCATGAGTCAGGGTTTGTGAGCGGACTCAACGCGGAGAACGGGCAGGGCTTCTGGTTCCAGCACAGCGACCAGGTCGCGCCGTGGGGACCGGCCAATCCGCAGGGGTTGAATCGATATTCCTACGTCCAGAATAATCCGTTGCGGTATACCGATCCGACGGGGCATGCTTTATGTGAAAAGCTCGCTCCAGAATTTTACTGTGCTTTGTATCGCCTTGGTGACGCGGCAACGCGATTTATTACTCGGCAAGTTCTTCGTCGCATATGCCCCAGATGCGAAACGCTCGCTGCTGAACAGGCG
This is a stretch of genomic DNA from Kallotenue papyrolyticum. It encodes these proteins:
- a CDS encoding M61 family metallopeptidase — its product is MQITYTLSFAPAQHLIDVAIDVTQITAPQVDFALPAWTPGSYLIREYARHVQEVRAWADDQPCAWRKLDKHTWRVFSNGAATLRFSYRVYGHELSVRTNHVDDTHAHVIPAATLMYVVGATAQPLTLEVRPPAGWQVATGLEASGPNRFIADDYDHLVDAPLEIGTHRVLRFAVDGKPHRIVIWGRGNEDEARLIADTQRIVETQRDFWGGLPYAHYTFFLLLGDDEARGGLEHRNSTSLLLPRFVFRDPKRYERYLTLVSHEFFHVWNVKRLRAAGLGPFDYGCETYTTLLWVMEGLTEYYTDLLLVRAGLLTPERYLERLADDILKLQSTPGRALQSLECSSWDTWIKLYRPDENSDNTSISYYLKGAIIGALLDLEIRRRTANRHSLDAVMRWLYRAYPLDGPGLPDREAILAALQEVTGQDFSDFFARYIGGVDELSYDQVFAAAGLRLSWNWSAEQAGRPWLGLRTRSNGGLKVASVLRDGPAYAVGISPGDEIIAVDGWRVRNEEALRERIGDYRPGEQVTILVARRDELRSYTLTLAAAPHDRLRIERVEQPDELQQRIYASWLGQAQPG
- a CDS encoding YbaK/EbsC family protein; its protein translation is MTHNLSPSARRVQEALQALGYAYEVVEAQQATRTAAEAARAVGCTVGQIAKSLIFRGVQSGRGVLVITSGANRVDEALVAAELGEPIAKADAEFVREQTGYAIGGVPPVGHRQPLVVLIDRDLLQYEAIWAAGGTPNALFRLDPRDLAPMTGGRVIAVTR
- a CDS encoding RHS repeat-associated core domain-containing protein; the protein is MSLATNASGGVVRRQDFDPWGAVRSGGIPQTTLNYTGQRKDGTGLLYYHARYYDPVLARFISADAVVPGAPDGSMDGVALKPLTVDFHESGFVSGLNAENGQGFWFQHSDQVAPWGPANPQGLNRYSYVQNNPLRYTDPTGHALCEKLAPEFYCALYRLGDAATRFITRQVLRRICPRCETLAAEQAFARGEPVGVIGQYGDFILDPSRIFGNNLQNIHQVGSGRLRRYGRGTTDLPGGESAARDFFRRMTGQDPPGDNTPVRVGDREVIYRSTSQSGVPKVEVIDHTTRFHEIIAFR
- a CDS encoding RHS repeat-associated core domain-containing protein, yielding MGRWQRWSAWLTVVFIASVALPGAQPAARASATVSAQRAPEQPPSPPLRQVAPLSDPMLPSLVIDVQANPDPIALGEPLTISVAILNQAQVAAQQVEISLPVPAHSRPAANAALQSDGRAWHWTIAELPGGATATLTATLTLDRVPASGAVVLRPTVHAQRLTMPVQAVGGALVLPEDGLASRFVPGQAGRLRSADGRIEVELPARAARRALQLRQRWRAPAGERVPPGQRRLLPPFFLNAEDERGQAVHRFDQPLTLRVRYSDEQVLVRGWDESALALFWFDDEGTQQWMPIPAQVDAERNEITAQVDHFSAFTIGDLASPSTAFVPSLKAWQVGLFSGSATYSYPLELPAGPAGVKPNLTLSYTSNAIDGDSGMHQVFQAGWAGLGWSLETGAVARNSIVINPTTGAMFDTFTIVVNGQSHQLVRAEPLVTQPDEHNPTHWAWRPTDETYIRVRAVPNGASWDGNPGRGGLVNGVWQPRYTWVLWAKDGTRYEFAEDLWYGWDRCAVANEAEFEAYKWLLTRVIDPHGNIISYTYARNTWTGGEVRCDPWRYARGTVDRDAWPVLVEWGAHAGSGTPARYRLEFVSTAREQDTQFDGADNQYGGKLNGAPRQTRRLLALRVFSNPSGNAWELLREYRLSTDYSLSPDRVVNGQPDRANPKLTLKAIQVIASDGSSALPAMTFGYGSTPDVSADACTGTSWPRGDWNRLTQVENGYGGRVTFTYEQIGVASCKRIFRNHRRITSKTVSDGRGNSFTWTYRYSNPAMNSLGWRLTGRDDPNATQEYPNSAVLFYNTYWDALHNNQHWLATRPLKEFRGHGLVVETDPYGWQTEHWFYQGDVGCVPTTGGDAILNDACFQHLRDREVLKGREYKTMLRTPAASGSHWLKETQQSYTVTFLDYSHAPLTGLWRAWHAATETRELAWEAMEGLTNPVVKTTRYLYDDEGIAYINGSTTGSNARYGNLGRVEEYDQRGTRVRITKYYYAIRDDATSYLADRVWATVVFDTTWQVLAYTAQFYDDASDPRVMGRRGLLTRVSRLYAAGASGALGDTLSSADTTYAYDAYGNRTRVTTYADAGSSWISNGLRVWGTPGNGSAARTTTTDYDAIFHAFPVRVTNALGHVEQADYDWRMGTLTRVTDANQAVTQAAYDGFGRLIGIARPGDTLGQPTQWAIYDDWAQPMRITVAAREQSGQSHSRPTVLFYDGLGQLIQSKRESNDGQQQIVTDTRYDALGRTIATSQPRYVDHSQATPFWEYVTPGSEVRWTTTSYDGLGRTLRVTHPDGSFVGYHYGIYEGLVFHDVADQNRHRTYAMYDSLGRRVKVRELSGDCSPPSWGYPWHWPEYACGGSFTTTWADDATTTYSYSPLDLLTQVTDAKGNVTTISYDALGRKIEMRDPDMGTWRYRYDANGNLIEQTDAKGQTITFRYDALDRLTAKTASDGRASTYTYDEAFGSGTGRRTSMRTSLNGAQQSSSSFWYDARGRTTARSFTIAGLAGVREMRWSYDAADRVTAITYPSGETVSYTYDAAWRQTSACSSLGVCYASNASYTALDQPIQLTFGNGLLQRWDYTSPMQRVQQIRVGPSSNPGLHFNRSYTYESNGNVATIRDGLVGQTQHFRYDHRDRLTRAWTSESTSNAYDHSYTYDAIGNLTSKAGVSYSYGSNGNGTGAGPHQARTVGGQAYTYDAVGNLLSGGGRTYTWQADNLPASISSGGATETYTYDADGARLTRTAGGVTTVYVGGLYEEDLGSSGTRALYQFNGQIIAQRSSDSGGLIYLHGDHLGSVSLATNASGAVVSRQDFDPWGSIRSGGISQTALNYTGQRKDGTGLLYYHARYYDPVLARFISADSVVPGAPDGSMDGVALTPLTVDFHETGFVTELNAENRQGFWFQLTQTQRQEANAPWGPQNPQALNRYAYVQNNPLRYTDPTGHAPLALGLVFFVPGVGQAALLAVGAVVLVGSAVLLVDAGVKIYRKHHHVVQPIPGRPFRGRNAPEQAYGHLEKYHGVDRKTARNRLHKLKEQAGLAPDDDVVIGRTGDVYDERTGERIGSLTDPSLGKER